From a single Rutidosis leptorrhynchoides isolate AG116_Rl617_1_P2 chromosome 5, CSIRO_AGI_Rlap_v1, whole genome shotgun sequence genomic region:
- the LOC139849420 gene encoding uncharacterized protein — protein MGKKKKLPQASTSRVLRNRKLGEDNEENLESEGSDSNSEIESKKQDMCNSQNPSLIDLRELEPNVGKEEHEYEKVSVYTASIDGSIHEDEIEFPELNKKSKTNSPVVNSQQKVMENNLFGQEPPAKSYLNAVGGDQPKQKVNFSSVENIVPSDEDVDVLIPIESVVEATNRYKNTLYGYFLGRRLPFPVVNNYVMNTWKKFGIEKIMMNAKGFYFFKFETEQGLLNVLEGGPWMIRTVPIILNKWTPEVSLSKEDLTRVPVWVKMYDIPLAAFTDVGLSAIGSKIGKPMLLDSYTATMCTESWGRPNYARALIEVDSENDLKQSLKVGTPNLEMNQKTIDEVRIEYKWKPPRCSCCKVFGHSDAQCPKTIPVAAETVVETADGFKQVVNRNCNKAKTIGFTVNHAKPKFVYRPKPNAAATKPTGASTSRVKTIENPFEALNNCNDEGEVLVAEGEQEQKTDDFEPGIGELDGFMANKKYSEGASTPVLDGLNESHVAIEKLNKICNNVFPRWNWSSNSSICIRGTRIIIGWDTDVVRLMILAVSDQAIHCQVRSLMDDHNFFISFIYAANHYKQRRPLWRELEMHKCFVRDNPWVMMGDFNASLSLEDSSTGGSKVTISMREFKDCVDNLNMVDVNHMGFRFTWNQRPNAEVGLLKKIDRVMANDAFISRYVDAYVLFQAYRISDHCPAVLKFAQSWEGKPKPFKFSNYIIEHEKFKDVVSEGWKVEIPGHMMFRVTKRLRLLKKKMRKLMWSKGNLHSNVITLRSELDAAQVLLDSDPNSRDLRKKESTILKKYNEAIYEEECFLKQKSKVEWLRVGDGNSRYFHNVVKGCMHRGKIHAIENSEGNIVEGQAAFDVITDHFRNFLGHHDNCSNIVDPQLLFSKKVTDQKAMEMISPVTTDEIKKAMFDINDLKSPGPDGYSAAFFKNAWDIVGEDVVKAVKDFFSKGKLLKEINHTLISLVPKVQSPSKVTDFRPISCCNVMYKCISKVITNKIKLSLDDIVSENQSAFIPNRRISDSIMLTQEIMKNYHLDRGVSRCAFKVDIQKAYDTVNWDFLKATLLGFGFHSRMVNWIMKCVTTASYSININGNVHGYFQGRRGLRQGDPMSPYLFTLVMEVLTLMLRRQVAQEDNFRYHPKCEQLKIINLCFADDLFLFSYANIGSVKVIREALEEFKHCSGLTPSLPKSSAFFSNVTNHLKAAILDILPFDEGNLPVRYLGVPLVSSRLLYQDCKILLERVKHKIDDWKNKSLSFAGRVQLIISVLTSMHFYWASVFILPDAIINDIEKLLRGFLWCQGAMKRGKAKVKWDVLCLPKDEGGLGIKRLKYWNVALMTTHIWSIITLKESLWVKWVHSHHLKNKSFWDVSIKADASWSWRKILRCRDSVLSWRDINATRFSYETRVADLVHNNSWVWPTQWLTKYPILASISVPILSNNRDYIVWKEADGIESRFAVSSVYEAIRPSKPIVPWFIIVWFSHCIPRHAFILWLLMGQKLKTHDKLKSWEVRDDQSLVCSLCSMCSDSHDHLFFECQYARRVWSLVQPHMNAVTTFQWAAVTDLILESHVLNSVDTLVKKLMFAASVYFIWQERNNRLFKKKRRPADNLFEAIYSTVRLKLMSIRFKESRKIKLFRIAWNLD, from the exons ATGGGGAAGAAAAAGAAATTACCCCAGGCTTCTACGTCTAGGGTTCTTCGCAATCGCAAATTAGGAGAAGATAATGAAGAGAATCTGGAGAGTGAGGGCTCGGATTCTAATTCGGAGATTGAGTCAAAAAAACAGGATATGTGTAACTCTCAAAACCCTAGTTTGATTGATCTACGCGAACTTGAACCTAACGTGGGAAAAGAGGAGCACGAGTATGAGAAGGTGAGTGTTTACACAGCATCTATTGATGGCAGTATTCACGAAGACGAGATTGAATTCCCAGAGTTGAATAAGAAAAGCAAAACGAATTCTCCTGTAGTGAATTCTCAGCAGAAGGTGATGGAAAACAACCTTTTCGGGCAGGAACCACCTGCAAAATCTTATCTAAACGCAGTTGGGGGTGATCAACCCAAACAGAAGGTAAACTTTTCTTCTGTTGAGAATATAGTTCCTAGTGATGAAGATGTGGACGTGCTGATTCCTATTGAGTCGGTTGTTGAGGCAACTAACAGGTATAAGAATACCCTTTATGGATACTTCTTAGGGCGCAGGTTACCATTCCCAGTAGTTAACAACTATGTAATGAACACCTGGAAAAAGTTTGGCATCGAAAAGATAATGATGAATGCGAAAGGTTTCTACTTCTTTAAGTTTGAAACTGAGCAAGGATTATTGAACGTACTTGAAGGTGGCCCATGGATGATAAGAACAGTGCCGATAATCCTTAATAAATGGACACCAGAGGTCTCACTTTCGAAAGAAGATCTTACTAGGGTGCCAGTATGGGTAAAAATGTATGACATTCCTTTGGCCGCTTTTACTGATGTGGGGTTGAGTGCGATTGGATCAAAGATAGGGAAGCCTATGTTACTGGACTCATATACGGCTACTATGTGTACGGAGTCATGGGGAAGGCCAAACTATGCTAGAGCATTGATAGAGGTTGATTCAGAAAATGACCTAAAACAGTCACTGAAGGTGGGAACACCAAACTTGGAGATGAACCAGAAAACAATAGATGAAGTTCGAATCGAGTACAAATGGAAACCCCCTCGTTGCTCATGTTGCAAAGTTTTTGGGCACTCGGATGCTCAATGCCCGAAAACAATTCCAGTGGCTGCTGAAACAGTTGTGGAGACTGCTGATGGTTTCAAGCAAGTGGTAAATAGAAATTGTAACAAAGCCAAAACTATTGGTTTTACTGTAAATCATGCAAAGCCAAAGTTTGTGTATCGGCCAAAACCAAATGCTGCTGCCACTAAACCAACTGGTGCTAGTACAAGTAGGGTTAAAACTATTGAAAACCCATTTGAGGCCCTTAATAATTGTAATGATGAAGGAGAGGTTCTCGTGGCAGAAGGTGAGCAAGAGCAGAAAACTGATGACTTTGAACCGGGTATAGGAGAATTGGACGGTTTCATGGCAAATAAAAAATACTCTGAGGGGGCAAGCACTCCCGTCTTAGACGGTTTAAATG AATCACATGTAGCGATAGAGAAGTTGAATAAAATATGCAATAATGTGTTCCCACGTTGGAATTGGTCATCTAATAGCAGTATATGCATACGTGGCACCCGTATTATCATTGGATGGGATACAGATGTTGTTCGGTTAATGATCCTAGCTGTTTCGGATCAAGCGATTCATTGTCAGGTGAGATCTTTAATGGATGACCATAATTTCTTCATATCGTTTATTTATGCGGCGAACCATTACAAACAGAGGAGACCTTTATGGCGAGAGTTGGAAATGCATAAATGTTTTGTGCGGGATAATCCATGGGTTATGATGGGAGACTTTAACGCCTCGTTAAGTTTGGAGGATTCATCCACGGGAGGTTCAAAGGTTACAATTTCTATGCGTGAATTCAAAGATTGTGTTGATAATCTTAACATGGTGGATGTTAACCATATGGGGTTTCGGTTTACTTGGAATCAAAGACCTAATGCTGAGGTTGGTTTGTTAAAGAAAATTGATCGGGTTATGGCTAATGATGCGTTTATATCGCGTTATGTAGATGCATATGTTTTATTTCAGGCATACCGAATCTCGGATCATTGCCCGGCTGTCCTGAAATTTGCACAAAGTTGGGAGGGGAAACCAAAACCCTTCAAGTTCAGTAATTACATTATCGAGCATGAGAAGTTTAAGGATGTAGTTTCTGAAGGTTGGAAGGTAGAAATCCCGGGGCACATGATGTTTAGAGTTACAAAAAGGTTGCgtcttctcaaaaagaaaatgcGAAAATTGATGTGGAGTAAAGGTAACCTTCACTCAAATGTCATTACCCTTAGAAGCGAGCTAGATGCAGCTCAAGTTTTGCTGGATAGTGATCCCAACTCTAGGGATCTAAGGAAGAAAGAAAGTACCATTCTCAAAAAATACAATGAGGCTATATATGAGGAAGAATGTTTTTTGAAGCAAAAATCGAAAGTCGAGTGGCTCCGAGTTGGGGATGGTAACTCGAGATACTTCCATAATGTGGTCAAGGGGTGTATGCATCGAGGTAAAATACACGCAATTGAGAATAGCGAAGGTAATATAGTGGAAGGCCAAGCTGCTTTTGATGTTATAACTGATCACTTCAGAAACTTTTTAGGACATCATGACAACTGTTCGAATATTGTTGATCCGCAATTACTTTTTTCCAAGAAAGTTACCGATCAGAAGGCTATGGAGATGATATCTCCGGTGACTACGGACGAAATAAAAAAAGCCATGTTTGATATAAATGACCTAAAGTCTCCGGGGCCGGACGGTTATTCAGCTGCGTTTTTCAAGAATGCGTGGGATATTGTGGGTGAAGATGTGGTGAAAGCTGTGAAGGACTTCTTTTCTAAGGGTAAACTTCTGAAAGAAATTAATCATACACTGATCTCTTTAGTGCCGAAGGTTCAAAGCCCCTCCAAGGTTACTGATTTCCGTCCCATCTCTTGTTGTAATGTTATGTACAAATGCATTAGCAAGGTGATCACGAACAAAATTAAATTGAGCCTGGATGATATTGTTAGTGAAAACCAATCTGCTTTTATTCCGAATAGACGCATCTCTGATAGCATAATGCTCACGCAGGAAATCATGAAAAACTATCATCTTGATAGAGGAGTTTCGAGAtgtgcatttaaggttgatattcagAAGGCTTATGATACCGTGAATTGGGATTTTTTGAAGGCGACTTTATTGGGGTTCGGTTTCCATTCCAGAATGGTCAATTGGATCATGAAGTGTGTAACGACGGCTTCATATTCTATTAACATAAATGGGAATGTTCATGGCTATTTTCAAGGAAGGCGTGGTCTGAGACAAGGTGACCCTATGTCTCCTTATCTCTTCACTCTTGTAATGGAAGTGTTAACTCTAATGCTTAGAAGACAAGTTGCTCAGGAAGACAACTTTCGTTATCATCCTAAATGTGAGCAATTGAAAATTATTAACTTGTGCTTTGCAGATGATTTGTTTCTTTTTTCCTACGCAAACATAGGTTCGGTGAAAGTTATCCGTGAAGCTCTTGAGGAGTTTAAACATTGTTCAGGTCTAACTCCCAGTCTCCCGAAAAGTTCAGCTTTTTTCTCTAATGTGACAAACCATTTGAAAGCAGCGATTCTAGATATCCTCCCTTTCGATGAAGGGAACCTCCCAGTTCGGTATCTCGGGGTGCCGTTAGTTTCCTCTCGATTATTATATCAAGATTGCAAGATTTTGTTGGAAAGGGTGAAGCATAAAATTGATGACTGGAAGAATAAGTCGCTTTCCTTTGCTGGGAGAGTCCAACTTATTATTTCTGTTCTAACTTCTATGCATTTTTATTGGGCCTCGGTATTCATTCTGCCTGATGCTATTATTAATGACATCGAAAAACTTCTTCGAGGTTTTCTTTGGTGCCAAGGAGCTATGAAAAGGGGTAAAGCAAAGGTTAAGTGGGATGTCTTATGCTTGCCGAAAGATGAGGGGGGTCTCGGAATTAAAAGGCTCAAATATTGGAATGTTGCATTAATGACTACTCATATTTGGAGTATTATTACCCTTAAAGAATCTCTTTGGGTTAAATGGGTTCACTCCCATCATCTAAAAAATAAATCTTTTTGGGATGTTTCGATTAAGGCGGATGCGAGCTGGAGTTGGAGAAAGATCCTGAGATGTCGTGATTCTGTTC TGTCATGGAGGGATATCAATGCTACAAGGTTTAGCTATGAAACAAGAGTTGCGGATCTGGTTCACAATAACAGTTGGGTATGGCCAACTCAGTGGTTAACAAAATACCCCATTTTAGCTTCTATTTCGGTTCCTATCTTATCAAATAATAGAGACTATATTGTGTGGAAAGAAGCTGATGGAATTGAATCCAGGTTTGCGGTTAGCAGCGTTTATGAAGCTATTCGTCCAAGTAAACCAATTGTACCATGGTTTATTATTGTATGGTTTTCTCATTGTATTCCTCGACATGCTTTTATCCTTTGGTTACTTATGGGTCAGAAGTTAAAAACCCACGACAAACTTAAGTCTTGGGAAGTTCGTGACGATCAAAGCTTGGTGTGTTCTCTTTGTTCTATGTGTTCGGATTCTCATGATCATCTCTTCTTCGAGTGTCAATATGCTCGAAGGGTTTGGAGCTTGGTTCAACCCCACATGAATGCTGTGACTACGTTCCAATGGGCTGCGGTCACAGATTTGATTTTAGAATCTCATGTTCTAAACTCAGTTGATACACTTGTGAAAAAACTAATGTTTGCGGCTTCGGTCTACTTTATCTGGCAGGAGAGGAATAATCGGTTATTTAAGAAGAAGCGAAGGCCAGCGGATAACTTATTTGAGGCGATATATTCTACTGTCCGGTTGAAACTTATGTCAATTCGCTTCAAGGAGTCAAGGAAGATTAAGCTTTTTCGGATTGCTTGGAATTTAGACTAG